The sequence ttatttctgaaatcaagaCTATAGttattgcttgtctagaaaatgcttcttgatttaggagtttgtagatatttggactagtcAGAAAAGCAGTTTATTTGCAGTGGATAAAGTGTGATCTTCTACATCCATAATCctgcccaaaacctaaacccagcACTACCATACTGTTATGGAGCTAGCGGTCCTAGTTAATGGCTTGTTAATAGCATGCATTGTGCCTTAAAATAAAGCATTGGCAAATATTCAGCTTGTTGAATATTTAGTAGGTTGGGAAGATGCATCAGAAAGTGTGTGATTTATCAGCTAATGGAGAGTCCAGAGGAGTTCTGTTTGGAGAGGGAAACTGTCACTACAGCATCTTTCTCCTTACCCTCCTGCTTCTAAACCCTTCTGATATTGACTGTTAATGGTATCAGCATGTGTACCAGAGCCCCTGCTTTATTGATTTGGTTTGTTTTAAtccctctgtgtgtgtctgtgtgtgtgtatgtctcctTCAGCTGACCACTGTGTCGGATGCCAAACTCAAAAGAAGGTTGGGATGCCAATGACAGCGTGGATGAAAAATCACTTGTGttacgtgtgtgagtgtgtgtttatgtagatatactgtatgtaagtgtctctctcacacacacagggaAATCAAACCTCCATCCGTCAGCAGGTTTTCATCTCATACACACGAGCCAAAGGCACACAAAGTGTCCCGTCCGCACGCTATTTTAACACAAGCTCTCCCTCTGCACAACATCTTgcttttacactgcaaaaatgcaagGATTGTGTCTTATTTTtagcccaaatatctaaacatgtctaaatcaagaagaattttctagactaGCACTGaatatagtgttgtttttacaaatactgagtccaaatgaagagagtttctcattaaaacaagcagaataatctgaaaaTGGggttgttttaaggagaaactcacttcatttCAGCATATTAACTCttaaaacaacactatatgttttgcttgtctaaaaaatgcttcttgatttaagagttgtTAGACATTTGGACTCGACACAGGACTGAAAATGTTTTGCAGTGTATGAGATGTCAGTTTTGGAACACTGGAAACGAGCGTCAGTCTCTATATTCTCTATTAGAGGcagtgttttgctttgttttgattgCGAATCGACAAGTTACACACTTGTTTCTCCTGTAACTTCAGACAAACGGACGCTCTTTCATCCTTCAAAGTGCAGATGATTCGGTCTTGTTTGATAAACTCCTAAAGATAAAGCAGTTAGTCAGAAAACACTGATTTCAGCTCAGCAGAACTGATTTAAGAGTTCAATTTTGTCTTCTGATGTCCAGTTACTGAAATACTCCACTTTATTTTGGAAATAGACTCATATTACAGCCCTCCTACAGTTAAACACTTGAGTTTTATCATGTTTGAGTcctttcagccaatctctgggtctggttggatcacttttagcttagcttagcataaatcattgaatcggattagaccgttagcatctcacttttaaaaataaaatgagtttcAGCACTTTTCCTATTTacagcttgactcttctgtagttacatcatgtactgagagtgacaatgatattatgcagagCTTTTACCTAGTTTACCTGCTTATCTTTAGGTCCTGCATATTATAATTGCACCGCTTTAGCCAGGGTACGACAGCAACGTTCCTTGATTAATACGCCAGAACGAGATTATAGTTGCTagccatattgacctagaaaatagcaacttttctttTCCCATCAGTCTTAGTGCACGATGTGACTACAGAAGACTCAAGCTTTATCTaggaaaattatacatttattcagtgagatgctaatggtctaatccgattcaatgatttatgctaagctaaaaatgttcGTGCTAAACcccagctgaatggattaaaaatgttaaaactcaactatttaactgtagaagagctgtaaaatgagactatttccaaaaataaataaagaaatgggtTTCCTTTAACAACAATCCATCCATAAAATGAGATATTGGATTTTACTGTCAGTATTTCAAGTCCGGTTAAAGTACAGATGTTTTTACAATATGGGCTAGAAATTTCAAGCATTGTCAGCTATGGTGTGATCATTTTAATAGGAAATCTTTGGGGACAGATACTGTCATGGGAGCTATATTATGTGTTGTGATGTCTTACGGTACACTATGATGATCAGTTAATAAGTGAGAATGGTACAGTCCAGATCTTGCTACTTGTAGTGACTTACACGTATACTGTGATTCCTAACACAAAACCATGGGTTAATGTGACACTACAAACAACGGAgagttgttttattttcattacatgTAGAGTTTCTCTCTTTCTTTACGATGATTACATTGCAGAAAGCAGGCTTTgtctaaataaatatacagcataTAAACAGATGAAAAGGTCCAGAGTTAGAATTAGCATACCTGTATGTCATGGACAAGCCTGCCTTTTGTTTATCTGTAGAtatgaatgcataataatgaggtgtagATGGGAAATATTCCTGTATACAGTACGTTTAGCCTTAGTTTACTCCGATTTTAAGTCTGGtactttttatttgtatgatttttcttgatttattttaaacatggtaCATTAATAATGGGTACAGTGCTAAATACAAGCAGATGCTAATGCTAGCACCTGTAACATCCGCAGTGTTTGCACAACTAATCACGTTAGCGAATACACGTTTGGATCATAGTCATGGCTAGATGATGAGAATATCAACAATAAGGATCTGTACAGTAATCCTGGGTGGTGTGTCTTTTGATACTTGAATGATTCTGCTTTtatagatctctctctctctctctctctctctctgtatatgtatatgtatgtactgtatgtattttgtTTGCTTTCTGGTCCTGTTGTCGTCACATCTAGAGAGGAACGTCTTTTTAAAGCTCAACATATCATGATGCGAGACTGACGACGGTATCTCTGAGAGACACAGAATCAAAGAGAACGATTGTAAATAATCCTGGGCTTCCAgtcttttttatgattattatttttcataattgtacatccaataaatgaagagatgcTATCCGGTGTCCTGTGGTTCTTTAATTAAGACCAATACTTCAAAGGATGATTTGAAATAAATCTTGTTGTATTTtccataaatgtaataaatgccaGCCGATTCAAATCtcatcagtggttatcagctgataaggGGCCTACTAGCGCCTACTAGTagtctcagaaggctgttatcatccatccacatggttaatcagctatagatcacatatggctgtggcttattcatattatttattcgttgtagtttattaacgtctacccccaccccgaccctaaacccaaccatcacagtaatgtaaaaacagatctggatctgaaaTCTTCTCTgctagtatagctgattaaccatgtggatggatgataacagccttctgtgcctactaggaggcgcagaaggcccctactggtccATATCTCTCAGCTGATTGTCCCAACACTAATCCATTAAGCTAATtaagtttttactaatttaagtggattgaacataaaacaattaagttttcccctttttccttatttatttctgctgttaAATGTCTTTATGGGGTCTTGATCTTTCCTGTTAACAGTAGTaaaagtgtgtgttctgctcatgtggAATAGTGTGctgtgctgtatagtgtgtgtgtgttggtgttgtatatcagaagccttgtaataaactgtgaTGTTACTCAGACCTAAATGTTCCCAGTAATAAAACAACCAGAACTCAGGAATGTGCAGAAAAAGGCTCAGGATAGACTCTGACACATTCTTGCCCTCTTCTCTGAACTCTCCTTCCCCTCTGGCATTGATCAACACTCAGCTGTAACTGGGAGCAAGGTTTTGTTCACTATCTTTGATCAGTTTTGATTAAATCCCATCAGATGAGTAAATCTTTAGGTCACTATAGCTGTGTTTCCAACCAAAAATGCGAACTAATATGTGCAAAACTGAATATGGCATAAAAGATgcgtgaataaagcagcgtttccatcctgCGAGTCAAAGCAAACTAAATCAGCACTTCCTgattattccatggtctgttgaaactcttgattctgattggcttgaGCGTGTGTGTTACTTTAGTTGAAttgcacaggtagttccagtcagtgtTAATCACAGTTGGAAATACATGCACTTCTCCGATGAAGACTCCTAATTTATGCCACAAAAccaagttttaagagtttttcaagtGAGAATGTAGTCATTTTAAAGCCAAGTCAGCAGTTTATGTATAAGGACAGCGTGACTTTAAACATTCCCACTCTGAGCTTCAGGTGAAACGCTCTGCTAAACGGATCTTCGGCGAGTGAAGCTTTATATCGGCCTGACCATCTCAGGACCTGCCTCTGGAGCTCATCTCTTGCATAATGAAACTTTGGTGCATTTAGCGGTCAATATTTGGACTTTTGaagctattatttgttctcaggtgtgTTTTTGGGCAGATTGCAGAGATGCGTTACATAACTTCTGTCTGTAAGTAATGTAACTGATATTACACTGATCCTGTGTGTTTGGCTGATTGAGAATGTTCTCTCACCTGTCCCCATagggtttttttttccctttatgcATCTCTGAAATAGACTTTGGCTGCTTTCTCTCCAAAATGCGTCCTATGTGCCCTCTGCTGTTTAATAAGGTccagctttgtgaatgttttatttcatgtgtataGACTTGTATAGACTAATGTATTGTAACGTTATTCTACTTACAGCAGCGATCGCCGTCTTTCTGTTAATCAATTCCATGAGACCAGTTTGCCTAGCTTAATAATTTGATTCAAAAGAGGCATAATTACACGATTTCTTTACTTTATATTAACCTTATTGATTGTCTTCTGAATTCCCTGTATCTAGTATATTATGTGGAGCCTGCACTACATGTATATCATGACATGATTTTATCGATTGTTAAGGTGCATTTGACTGTACGGAGCAGGAAACATGACAGCATGAAGACCTCTTAATCATTTAATCACTGATATTAGCAAGTTATATGGAAGTGACTTAATTAAGTACACTTTTACTATGAGTGAGCAGGAGGCGACCAGACTAATTGGGTATGGTTAATCCTCTGACTAAATCCAGATTGTAGAGGTAGTGTCTGTTTGATAAAAATGCAATCCCGGGTCGTGGAACTCTAAGCAtcgtttggtccctaatgaacaTCCAATTAAGAGTATCAGACCCAGGAAAACATCTAACTTAAATCACAACTAATAATGTGATCAGCTCAAAACATAACATTGGAATAATCCAAACTGGAGTCAGACTGAACTCAAAATGAAACAgattctaataaataacacatttcttTTCAGAAGCGCTAGAAAAGGCCTTCATGCATTTAACCTTCCACCATTCATCAGATTCCACCGTTGAGCTGATAGAAGGAATCTTACACTGCAGCACATGTTCTGTTattctacacacttatttctctacatattatctCTGATATTAtctcaaaccactaaaatgtcaataaaagtctctttattaaactgtagagttgaatattcatcatcagaagtggacagagcagaggtcaacatcccataatgccgTTCACCACCACATATGAACACCTAAAATTCAGAAGCAGATGTTATTTACAGTGCAGTAGTTCTTTTATTTACATCTCAAGTGATTTTATTCTTCTTTGTTTGCTTAaaggtgtgtttttgtgtgcaaaTAATAATTGAAACTCAAACTCCAAGTTGCAAAAGTTTTATTGAAAATCATTGCCGTATCAGAAATTCCCTTATTTTAGAGCTTTAGGATGAGCAGTTGTGCAGGATATACAGCATTAATGTCCTGATAATGTTCAGTTTTACAACAGACACAGTAACGATTCACTCGACAGTTTCACACAACAGAACTGAAACATTTCCCAGACCAACATGCAGTTTACAATAATAAAGAAACGCTTTCAGATCAGATTATGCAAgctgaattattatttaaagagtGATAATGTCTTCTGTTTTTCTTTCCTTGAGCGTTAACAAATGTACCACAAAAAATACACAGTCAAATAATAGTTTTTGGAGCATGTCTGCGTCAGAAAACAGGCATTTCCATTGGCTGTGCCAATATTTGTGTgctgaaatgtttttaatgtgctttttgGCTTGTTTGTTCAATGACTCATGTGCTTCTACAGTGGAATCAACCCAGTGGTTAAAGTGAGGGCTTTATCTTTAGTCTTTCTGCTGCTGACTTCTTGATTTACCAGTGTAGACGGCCAGATTAAGTTATTAAGACCATAATAAGACATATTAATCCAAAACAACAGCAGCAGATTCTTAATCAGCCACCAGATCAACTTTCCTGAAAAAAGCTCAATGTTTTCTGCAACTGATATTAAAAGTAGTCGACTGTCAGATGATTAACTATAGTCAACATCAGTTTAAACAACAGAATTCGTGATTgctcagtgattttttttttccctgatcATTAACATGTCTTTGATCAGAGGTGATCAAGTTTGGTCTTGGAGAGGAGCCGCAGTCCTGGAGAGTTTTACTCAGGCTGGCAATTACAGATCGAAAATCATCAAGTGAATCAGAATGATGtgttaattaaattgaaattgatTAATACAACTTAGTGAAGTTTTCAGTACttgtttagtgtattctgacctacattgtcctctgattagctatttcagaagTTACTGTTGGTCAAACTATAGAAACTGTGTCTAATTTGACTATACTTGTAGGCTATATGTAGAAAGTCTTGTGAACTCTATCAGTGCTGTAAATCCTCCAGTTTCAGACTGATGAATGGTTTTTCTCATGTAGACTGATTGGCACGATTATGCactcacaatggtatgaaccattataggggtggttaaatgtatatttatattatttattattttcattattaatattttatttacagatcAGAGCTAAATATTTCTCACCATTTAAATGGGTTACCCTTATACACTAccgacaaataataactggacttctagttgatgatgtgtaaaagtgtcagaaggtggatttctctgctgaatcatctgttgatctgcatcaatcatcaccaatactgcagaagacctactggaacccacatagaGACAAGATTCTcccagatatcagtcaagtttggtgaaggagtcatcatggtttggggttcattcagtatgggggcgtgcgaacagcctgagatatcaagacatttgtgctgcacattacattacaaaccacaggagagggacaattctccagcaggatagcactccttctcatacttcagcctccacatcaaagctcctgaaagcagagaaggtcaaggcgctccaggattggccagcccagtcaccagacatgaacattattgagcacgtctggggtaagatgaaggaggaggcgttgaagatgaacacaaagactcttgatgaactctgggagtcctgcaagaaggctttcttcaccattccagatgactttattaatcagtgatttgagtcatgtcagagatgtatggatgcagtcctccaagctcatgatggagtcagacacaatattcattctgtttccactgcagcatgagcacatattctatactggacattattgaaggttcagtgagcagactttagtctaagcagagtcagaccttactgtcctaatcaaatcattaataatcaagtcatgatcagattttattgtgctgaaataagcctcatctagaggcctttacctttcatataagacacttctgataccagatcatcaactagaagtccagttattatttgtgttccttaaacttgaataggcaacaatacttttgtcaggtagtgtagatctTGTTTGGCGTCCTTCAGAGGGGAGTAAGCATTCATTTAGGAATCAATccccctgtaattcacacacTGGTTTTACTCAATTATTTTGAGTGTCAAACTAAACCCTGCATCTCCAGGACCAAACTTGCTCACAGCTTTATTAAACTGAGAAGTCtttatgaatgaatgtttaacctAGCTAGAAATGCTCAAGATCCTCAGCGCTGGATTGTAACAGTCTCGAGTGACTGAAATTTCAAGCATTAAAGCCATTTTTACAAACAGATTAGGAAAACAATTACATTCATTTGCCATTCTGCCtttctgccttgtgtttgtcatgttTATATCCACAATCAATGATTCTTCAGTATTCTTCCAGGCATCTCCTCAGACTAAGGTAAACTTTGTAATCCAATCATCTTCACTCCTATTAAATTGAGTCTGGTTGTGGATCAGACAGTGGTCACGGACAGCAAAGGGTTGTAGACTTTCTTCCCATCCACAGAACTGGATCCATGAGCCAGCAGCTCCTGAATGGTGATCCAGTTGTCCAGGATGCGTCGGCTGCGTTTCTTCATGCTCTTCTTCTGGCTCAGCTCCAGTATGGAAGCCTGTGGTCCGGAGTCTTGCTCCTTTTCTTTCTCCCTCAAGAAGTCCAGTCGACTCTGCATCATGAACTCGCGTCGTCTCCGATGTTCTCGGGCTCTCAGTAGCTGCTGCTTGCGCTCCTCTTTGCTCCAATATCGGCCCATTTTCATTTCACTCACCGCATCATCATCTGTGGTCATCCCGCTGCGCTCCTCACGAATCTTCATGGCGCGAGCCTTCAGCAAACGATCTCTTACAGGACGTTTAGCGACATACCTGGAACCATCGCTGCGTATCTTGACCTTCCACTCCATCCTAGGTGAAGATGAAGGTGGGATGTTCAAGGTAGTTGCAGTGGTGTCTTTATTAGTACAAGGCGTAGTGCTGGAGTGAGTAGGATCCTCTTCAATATTCCCATCGTTGAGAGTCACATCTCTCAGTTGCATGCAGCTTTGGTAGCGTTGAGGCAGTGTGGTGCTGCAGTGACGGCGGGACAGATATGGACTATTTTCAGCACTCCTTCCCCCTTTTACTACCCCACTAGCTCCATTTGTGTGGGATCCCCTTCGAGGTCCATCCAAACCCTTCCTACTGCTGCCGTTCCTAACCCTTGCTCCTGGATTTTTGACGTCCCCCAATTCCTCGCTCTTTTTCTTGGTGTCTGCAGAATTTGGAGTCCTATCCCTTGTTTTGTGACGTGGTGTCCGAGGTCGCATGGTTGCAGAGGCACTGGAGTCTCCAGCTGCGGACAGCGAAGGGTTTCGTTCACTAGCTAGAGGTGTGCTCCTACAGCTTTCCCCTCCAGTATTATATGCACTTGTGCTTTCCTTATCAGAACGCTCCCTTTCTGGAATCTCGTTGATATCCGAGAGGTCATGATGGATTGATTCTGCTCCTCCACATCTTGCCTTTGCTCCTTTTTCATCATCGTCCTCTTCATCGGCTGGCCAGACCTTTAAGCAGCGTTGGCGCAACTGCTGCATCTTTTGTGCGCGCAAGACATTGCGCCATTTAAACTCCAGATGACGTATTTCCTCATCAAGAAGAGCAATTTCGTGCTGCATCAAACTCTCGTTGCAATTCATGTCAACAGGAATGCTTCCCCCTGCAAAGTCACACTGGTTTCTTCCATCCAAATACAGAAGTGCATTTCCGTTCTTCTCGTAAAGGCACCGGATCTCCAGAAGCTCTCGGTAGCGCTCATATTCTTCTTCGGTTAACCCTGGCACTTTGCTTAATCCCAGTGATTCAGGAGCTCCATGCTCCACCCCATCTGGTCCCAGTAAAGAGTCATTACTGTAGTGGAACTCAAATCCATGCTGAGCCACTCTAAACTTGCGCAGACTGCCAGGCGTATTGGTGGCGTTGGTGGTGCATGCACTGGTGGCATCTTCAGCCAGCTCTGAGGACTCTTCACAGCGTGTGCTTTCATCTGTACGTCCCACACCGCTGTCCAGCTCCTGGCTGTTATTGAGGGCCGTGTGCCACAAATTCGGCCGATTAGCTCGAATCCCACTGATGTCACTCAGCAGGGAGCTGGCTTTGCTATGGTGATGTGGGCTGGGTAGGTTTGAGGCGTTCTCCAAGTCCTCCAGATCCAAGCCCATGCCCAATTCTAGATCCAGATCATCAGCCTCATTCTGTTTTAGTTgtagaagaaagaaaagaaaagacatAAATGAGCAAACCATTGCAGAATCACAGTATTTTGCAGTTACAGTGTTTTGTAGGGACAGTTgtagaattattcaccctcctgtatatttttgtccccatttctgtttatcagagagcagatttctccaacacatctctaatcataacagtgttaataactcatctctaataactgatgtctgttctcttcatcatgatgacagcacataatattagactagatattcttcaagacactagtattcagcttaaagtcacatttaaaggcttcactagggtaattagggtaaagttagggtaattaggcaagtcattgtataacagtggtttgttctggagacaatccaacactaatattgctgaagggggctaataatattgagcttaaaatggctttaaaactattaaaaactgcttttattctagctgaaataaaacaaataagactttctccagaagaacagattagaggaaatactgagagaaatttgttgctctgctaaacatcatttgggaaacagatcagccacttttgacattCATAAACAATCCTAAAGTCCTGGTGCTGCAGGTAtgaggaggtttgctgaaggtgtggagctttcgtgcagtgagaggtttgagtctttaataatctacgtcagtttgtgttcattgaacggtaagaatgattaataaacgcatatAAAACATTCCCTTAAAAGTtccgtctcgctttcagtttcggacTTTGACCCGTTTTGCACTCCAActcaagcgtaccgcgccaaagcccaagtgacaCAATATTCAAGTGGCTCAatatgcctgagcccgattcagagcactcaaaCGATCCAGGAAACAGGCCTgtgcacggttcggatagcacagtgtgagtaggcccttaggTAAATACATCACTGTAATAATTGCCgggttgcacacaattcattcattttgtcccAGCACAAAAATGGCCTGTAAACCCTATTGTTTTTATAACTTTGAACTTAAACATTTCAGTTGTCcccaaaacaatttaataattgtgttttctcAACTCCttttcaataagtagtttgatcaagcagcaaatcttaaaagattagttcacccaacaataaaAGTTGCATCAATTCAACCTCAAAGGCtgaggccaaattaagactcaaaatcagcccagagtggatgaaaatgacccaacagcacacaagggttaaatacacatgttgtaaaataaaatataaccacACTCATGCTAGGAACTGTGCGCAAAGGAACCAATTTCTGAATGATCAACAGCAAAGAGACATGAAGGACTTCAGAGGTCCTGTTGTGAACAGCAGAGGGCAGTGTGTATCTTACCAAGCTCAAGGTTTGCTACTTTGACTGACTTAAGGTGTTTCCCATCTGTTGTACTAGACAATCAAACATGAGCTTTCTCCAAATGAGCCACCTGTTATGGGGAATATACTGGCCCACGGGCTCACACACCATCTGGACCTTCCCTAAAACACACCATCACACACATACTTGTGTGCTACTGACCTCAAATCTTCAACACCACCGTTTCAGTTTCCAAATTTAACATCAGTGTTCCACTGTTGTTAGTTCTACATTTGGTTTAATTGTTTCCTGTTAGATGGGTCACTCGTTAGTTTGGGTACCAGTTCCCACTATTATCTTTTGGCTTATTACCTTGCCTATTCATTAgcatattagctgtttattattaaagtatattcTTTATAATCTTATTCTACACCCCTAATcccacccaatacctaaacccaactactaagTCGAAGtcttagttaaagggcacctagtttacccctttttaaagatgtcatattaatattctggttcttctgagtgtgccagtttaggttcagttcaataCACACTTCAGATTTGttcattataatgtgttaaacagtgtcatgttgggggtacacacctcgctgttttaggggtgtgttgcttcacatgaaaattagttttaaCTTCCtgcccaacttaacaagggggcggagccaagagctccccagCTTTGTGTatggcagacagagagaagcaacatgagtgagaggaccagcattcagccgtacatgtaggactcagacacagaccaagcagagagtactgTGAGGAATCGATATTCCTGATGTGTCAAAaccatttgtgtgtttgtatagttGTACAGCCGCTGTGTAACGATGCATGTGTCACCCGTATAGGGATGTGAtgattaaccggtttcactattaaccgtgctTTAATCATAAAGTGacgccaactgtgtgctagtttaaagttcagagcttgtacaccgagactaataaacacacacactggattcactttgactgaggctataactaaggcaagttcgttatttccaatggagggacgcgcACGTGAGGCAACACGCtcacactttccagctgcacctagttgagatgacagggagcttctgtgactggggaaatgcaaacggctgaagtttaaggaagacccaatgaaaagtgcacaggtttgcaaacccacctacagttacaaacaatggcggcgatgagagcgatcatgtggttaATGTTGACCCGCCAGCCGAGATCAGTC comes from Danio aesculapii chromosome 23, fDanAes4.1, whole genome shotgun sequence and encodes:
- the LOC130217268 gene encoding PDZ domain-containing protein 4, coding for MGCNMCVVQKPEEQYRVMFQVGSGDLSALTQDQSLRCRRNIRWTQRRRAGVQGSAGGTVLTAECVDSGTQTDISFSFQHMLTAGRSGHHNRPATPPSPPLPPVPEPYLFSQLAPVDHVYYDPTDYFDISQHEVDRQDDLEYEEVELYKSCQQDKLGLTVCYRTDDEEDLGIYVGEVNPNSIAAKDGRIREGDRILQINGVDVQNREEAVAILTREDSTNISLLLARPDIENEADDLDLELGMGLDLEDLENASNLPSPHHHSKASSLLSDISGIRANRPNLWHTALNNSQELDSGVGRTDESTRCEESSELAEDATSACTTNATNTPGSLRKFRVAQHGFEFHYSNDSLLGPDGVEHGAPESLGLSKVPGLTEEEYERYRELLEIRCLYEKNGNALLYLDGRNQCDFAGGSIPVDMNCNESLMQHEIALLDEEIRHLEFKWRNVLRAQKMQQLRQRCLKVWPADEEDDDEKGAKARCGGAESIHHDLSDINEIPERERSDKESTSAYNTGGESCRSTPLASERNPSLSAAGDSSASATMRPRTPRHKTRDRTPNSADTKKKSEELGDVKNPGARVRNGSSRKGLDGPRRGSHTNGASGVVKGGRSAENSPYLSRRHCSTTLPQRYQSCMQLRDVTLNDGNIEEDPTHSSTTPCTNKDTTATTLNIPPSSSPRMEWKVKIRSDGSRYVAKRPVRDRLLKARAMKIREERSGMTTDDDAVSEMKMGRYWSKEERKQQLLRAREHRRRREFMMQSRLDFLREKEKEQDSGPQASILELSQKKSMKKRSRRILDNWITIQELLAHGSSSVDGKKVYNPLLSVTTV